A single genomic interval of Prosthecodimorpha staleyi harbors:
- a CDS encoding NAD kinase, with protein sequence MDVYRPKLDNICFLASASEEAEAARRRLSHIYGSSPADHADVIVALGGDGFMLQTLHRFMNSGKPIYGMHRGTVGFLMNEFRIEGLLDRLAVAEVSSIRPLIMKAVDVAGTAHEARAFNEVSLWRQTYQAGRLKLSIDGVVRLEDLACDGVIVATPAGSTAYNLSAHGPIIPLGAPLLAVTPISPFRPRRWRGALVPDRALIRLEVLEGNKRPMSAAADHTEIRDVREVTVRQDRHSESLIMFDPEHSWEERILAEQFKY encoded by the coding sequence ATGGACGTGTATCGGCCGAAGCTCGACAATATCTGTTTCCTGGCCAGCGCCTCCGAGGAAGCCGAGGCGGCGCGCCGTCGTCTCAGCCACATCTACGGGTCCTCCCCGGCCGACCATGCCGACGTGATCGTCGCGCTCGGCGGCGACGGGTTCATGCTGCAGACGCTGCACCGCTTCATGAATTCCGGCAAGCCGATCTACGGCATGCACCGGGGCACGGTCGGCTTCCTGATGAACGAATTCCGCATCGAGGGCCTGCTCGACCGGCTTGCCGTGGCCGAGGTGTCGTCGATCCGCCCGCTGATCATGAAGGCCGTCGACGTGGCCGGCACGGCCCATGAGGCGCGGGCTTTCAACGAGGTCTCGCTCTGGCGGCAGACCTATCAGGCCGGCCGCCTGAAGCTCTCCATCGACGGCGTCGTTCGGCTGGAGGATCTCGCCTGCGACGGCGTGATCGTGGCGACGCCGGCGGGGTCGACCGCCTACAACCTGTCCGCCCACGGCCCTATCATCCCGCTCGGCGCGCCGCTCCTGGCGGTGACCCCGATCAGCCCGTTCCGCCCGCGGCGCTGGCGCGGCGCCCTGGTCCCCGACCGCGCCCTGATCCGGCTCGAAGTCCTGGAAGGCAACAAGCGCCCGATGAGCGCGGCCGCCGACCACACCGAGATCCGCGACGTGCGCGAGGTCACCGTCCGCCAGGACCGGCATTCGGAAAGCCTGATCATGTTCGATCCCGAGCACAGCTGGGAGGAACGCATTCTGGCCGAGCAGTTCAAGTATTGA
- a CDS encoding Hpt domain-containing protein: MARSKSAATQAVEPEDDDFGFDLSDGEIVAPGIDLRGKVKERKLQRGEKDPVAQAEAAMKRLETTFGIWIADETEKLLSAWKQAANTSFDAASREALFRSAHDIKGQAATLGYPAAGRVAASLCMLLDHAASPDLLPDELVRQHVQAIRAIVIEDARDESSQTAVRLADRLTEVTDEYLSHIGRGS, translated from the coding sequence ATGGCGCGTTCCAAATCCGCAGCGACACAGGCAGTCGAGCCCGAAGACGACGATTTCGGCTTCGATCTGTCCGATGGCGAGATCGTCGCCCCGGGCATCGATCTGCGCGGCAAGGTGAAGGAGCGCAAGCTCCAGCGCGGCGAGAAGGATCCGGTCGCCCAGGCCGAGGCCGCCATGAAGCGGCTGGAGACGACCTTCGGAATCTGGATCGCCGACGAGACCGAGAAGCTGCTCTCGGCCTGGAAGCAGGCCGCCAATACCAGCTTCGACGCCGCCAGCCGGGAGGCACTGTTCCGCAGCGCCCACGACATCAAGGGCCAGGCGGCAACGCTCGGCTATCCGGCCGCCGGCCGGGTCGCCGCCAGCCTGTGCATGCTGCTCGACCATGCCGCCTCGCCCGACCTGCTGCCCGACGAGCTCGTGCGCCAGCACGTCCAGGCGATCCGGGCAATCGTGATCGAGGATGCGCGCGACGAGAGCAGCCAGACCGCGGTTCGTCTGGCCGACCGGCTGACCGAGGTTACCGACGAATATCTGAGTCATATCGGCCGCGGGTCCTGA
- a CDS encoding DUF2336 domain-containing protein, translating into MAMVGPEQRASATGPLVRAWLGGELDDHERQGIEALMTILLDDPDRRVRLALAEVLADAPAAPHAVVLGLAQDEEEIAALVVGRSPVLIDAELVDIAALAGEAVQVAAAGRRPVSPALAAALAEVAVVPALIALIENRQAAIPHFSLDRIVERAGHERGVRQAMLARAGVPIAIRQTLLDQLATSLKTMVLERDWMSEERIDALTREAKDKATIALAASAEPQEIGILVAHLRARGQLTTALLLRAACNGNIRLLGEALANLAGMPAARVSALMAEGGEGPFRALARKAGLPERSHPAFWAAIEVNRDLHADVAAGALDDAAFTRLVTERVLARCPGDADGEFRDLVVMLRRLAAEAARDAARQFIARSLETAADEGVAEPANDDMAAEDWNWQGNAWETVAAPAWEDPDFDTAFAEAVRHAVSGHADGPIEPEAVERALADYVFPEEAEPAGEEGSPTEGWAATQSEADLPAEIYYARGIRAA; encoded by the coding sequence ATGGCGATGGTGGGGCCCGAGCAACGGGCCTCCGCCACCGGGCCTCTCGTCCGCGCCTGGCTCGGCGGCGAGCTCGACGACCATGAACGGCAGGGCATCGAGGCCCTGATGACCATCCTGCTCGACGATCCCGATCGGCGCGTCCGTCTGGCGCTGGCCGAGGTGCTCGCCGATGCGCCCGCAGCCCCGCATGCCGTCGTGCTCGGCCTCGCTCAGGACGAGGAGGAGATCGCGGCGCTGGTGGTCGGCCGCTCGCCGGTGCTGATCGATGCCGAACTGGTCGATATCGCCGCCCTGGCCGGCGAGGCCGTGCAGGTCGCGGCCGCCGGTCGCCGGCCGGTCTCACCCGCGCTGGCAGCCGCGCTGGCCGAAGTGGCGGTGGTGCCGGCCCTGATCGCGCTGATCGAGAACCGGCAGGCGGCCATCCCGCATTTCAGCCTGGATCGGATCGTCGAGCGGGCCGGCCACGAGCGCGGCGTGCGGCAGGCCATGCTGGCGCGCGCCGGCGTGCCGATCGCCATCCGCCAGACGCTCCTCGATCAACTGGCCACCAGCCTGAAGACGATGGTCCTGGAGCGGGACTGGATGTCGGAGGAGCGGATCGACGCGCTGACCCGCGAGGCCAAGGACAAGGCGACCATCGCGCTTGCCGCCTCCGCCGAACCGCAGGAGATCGGCATCCTGGTCGCGCATCTGCGCGCCCGCGGCCAGCTGACCACGGCGCTTCTGCTGCGCGCGGCCTGCAACGGCAATATCCGTCTTCTCGGCGAGGCGCTGGCCAACCTGGCCGGCATGCCGGCCGCGCGCGTCTCCGCCCTGATGGCGGAGGGCGGCGAGGGCCCGTTCCGGGCGCTCGCGCGCAAGGCCGGTCTGCCCGAGCGGTCGCATCCGGCCTTCTGGGCCGCGATCGAGGTCAACCGCGACCTGCATGCCGATGTGGCCGCCGGTGCGCTCGACGACGCCGCGTTCACACGGCTCGTGACCGAGCGCGTGCTTGCGCGCTGCCCCGGCGACGCCGATGGGGAATTCCGGGATCTGGTCGTGATGCTGCGCCGTCTGGCGGCGGAGGCGGCCCGCGACGCCGCGCGCCAGTTCATTGCCCGCTCGCTCGAAACCGCGGCGGACGAGGGCGTCGCCGAGCCGGCCAACGACGATATGGCGGCTGAAGACTGGAACTGGCAGGGCAACGCCTGGGAGACCGTGGCGGCCCCGGCCTGGGAGGATCCCGACTTCGACACCGCTTTTGCCGAGGCGGTCCGTCACGCGGTTTCCGGTCACGCCGACGGCCCGATCGAGCCGGAGGCGGTCGAACGGGCATTGGCCGACTACGTCTTTCCGGAGGAGGCCGAACCGGCCGGCGAGGAAGGATCGCCGACCGAAGGCTGGGCGGCGACGCAATCCGAGGCCGACCTGCCGGCCGAAATCTACTATGCGCGTGGCATCCGAGCGGCCTGA
- a CDS encoding MaoC family dehydratase yields MPGLYFEEWSIGQVIRHPIRRSCTEMDNMLFSSLTYNPQPLHIDFDYAAKSEWGRPLVNSLFTLSLLIGISVHETTLGTIVANLGMTDIKFPHPVFHGDTIRVETECLSKRESRSRPDAGIVEYLHRAYNQADVLVAECKRQVFLQKKPASPVEA; encoded by the coding sequence ATGCCCGGGCTTTATTTCGAAGAATGGTCCATCGGCCAGGTCATCCGCCATCCGATCCGGCGCAGCTGCACCGAGATGGACAACATGCTGTTCTCCAGCCTGACCTACAATCCGCAGCCCCTGCACATCGATTTCGACTATGCCGCCAAGAGCGAATGGGGCCGGCCGCTGGTCAATTCGCTGTTCACGCTGTCGCTCCTGATCGGCATCTCGGTGCACGAGACCACGCTCGGGACCATCGTCGCCAATCTCGGCATGACCGACATCAAGTTCCCGCACCCAGTCTTCCACGGCGACACGATCCGGGTCGAGACGGAATGCCTGTCGAAGCGCGAATCCCGCTCGCGGCCCGACGCCGGCATCGTCGAATACCTGCACCGCGCCTACAATCAGGCCGATGTGCTGGTCGCGGAATGCAAGCGCCAGGTCTTCCTGCAGAAGAAGCCTGCTTCCCCGGTCGAGGCCTGA
- a CDS encoding HpcH/HpaI aldolase/citrate lyase family protein has translation MRSLLFVPGDSPRKLDKGFASGADILLIDLEDSVAPSAKAEARRVAADFLAARVLEPGRPRLYVRVNALDTGLTDADLDAVIAAGAEGIMLPKACGGPDVTRLDAKIAVREAETGRPDGAARIIAIATETAEAVFRTGTYRGASHRLEGLAWGGEDLAADIGAANRDEAGQWLETFRLARTMNLLGAVAAEVTPIDTVYVDFRNEAGLAAECRAAVRDGYTAKMAIHPAQVPVINAAFTPSEAALTEARAIVAAFAAAGDAGVIGIDGKMFDRPHLKRAERLIARAGG, from the coding sequence ATGCGCTCCCTGCTCTTCGTCCCCGGCGACAGCCCGCGCAAGCTCGACAAGGGTTTCGCTTCGGGCGCCGACATCCTGCTGATCGACCTGGAGGATTCCGTTGCCCCGTCGGCCAAGGCCGAAGCCCGGCGGGTGGCCGCCGACTTCCTGGCCGCCCGGGTCTTGGAACCTGGGCGCCCGCGCCTCTATGTGCGGGTCAACGCGCTCGATACCGGACTGACCGACGCCGATCTCGATGCCGTGATCGCCGCCGGCGCGGAGGGCATCATGTTGCCCAAAGCCTGCGGCGGGCCGGACGTGACCCGGCTCGATGCCAAGATCGCGGTGCGCGAGGCGGAGACCGGGCGGCCCGACGGCGCGGCGCGGATCATCGCCATCGCCACCGAGACCGCCGAGGCGGTGTTCCGGACCGGCACCTATCGCGGCGCCTCGCACCGGCTCGAGGGCCTCGCCTGGGGCGGCGAGGATCTGGCCGCCGATATCGGCGCGGCCAACCGCGACGAGGCGGGCCAGTGGCTGGAGACCTTCCGGCTCGCCCGGACCATGAACCTGCTCGGCGCCGTCGCCGCGGAGGTGACGCCGATCGATACGGTCTATGTCGACTTCCGCAACGAGGCCGGGCTCGCCGCCGAGTGCCGGGCGGCCGTGCGCGACGGCTACACGGCCAAGATGGCGATCCATCCGGCCCAGGTGCCCGTGATCAATGCCGCCTTCACGCCCTCCGAGGCCGCGCTGACCGAAGCCCGCGCGATCGTCGCGGCCTTTGCGGCGGCCGGCGATGCCGGCGTGATCGGGATCGACGGCAAGATGTTCGACCGTCCGCACCTGAAGCGCGCCGAGCGGCTGATCGCCCGCGCCGGCGGCTGA
- a CDS encoding biotin transporter BioY, producing MISTSGTALPGLTRSLAIAPVWAKVAAVLVGTGLLAASTQITVPMFPVPMTMQTWAVLVIGALYGSRLGAITVLAYIAEGLAGLPVFTAGGFGLAKLMGPTGGYLIGFVISAWMIGYAMERGLGRSLGTSILAFTLAHAVVFVPGVAWLAYLVGADKAIALGVVPFFVGSVVKTALAVATYEAARKVPSRG from the coding sequence ATGATCTCGACGTCCGGTACCGCCCTCCCGGGTCTGACCCGCAGCCTCGCCATCGCCCCCGTCTGGGCCAAGGTCGCCGCCGTTCTGGTCGGCACCGGCCTTCTGGCCGCCTCGACCCAGATCACCGTGCCGATGTTCCCGGTTCCGATGACCATGCAGACCTGGGCGGTCCTGGTCATCGGCGCGCTCTACGGCTCGCGGCTCGGCGCCATCACGGTGCTGGCCTATATCGCCGAGGGTCTCGCCGGCCTGCCGGTCTTCACCGCGGGCGGCTTCGGCCTCGCCAAGCTGATGGGGCCGACCGGCGGCTACCTGATCGGCTTCGTGATCTCCGCCTGGATGATCGGCTACGCCATGGAGCGCGGCCTCGGCCGTTCGCTCGGCACCTCGATCCTGGCCTTCACGCTCGCCCACGCCGTGGTGTTCGTGCCCGGCGTCGCCTGGCTCGCCTATCTGGTCGGAGCCGACAAGGCGATCGCGCTCGGCGTGGTGCCCTTCTTCGTGGGCTCGGTCGTCAAGACCGCCCTGGCGGTGGCCACCTACGAGGCCGCCCGCAAGGTGCCGAGCCGCGGCTGA
- a CDS encoding flavin reductase family protein — translation MFFRPEARPTDRLPHDPFKAIVAPRPIGWIGSADAEGRANLAPYSFFNAIGSHPPLVMFSSEGLKDSVTNIRATGEFTASLATWDLRHAMNASSAPLPPGTSEFEATGLTPVPGQIVRAPRVGESPVALECRAIEIKALVDLDGRPIGNHMVIGQVVGIHIDDAYVIAGRFDLARARPITRCGYKDYAVVTELFALDRPPGAD, via the coding sequence ATGTTCTTCCGTCCCGAAGCCCGCCCGACCGATCGCCTGCCGCATGACCCGTTCAAGGCGATCGTGGCGCCGCGCCCGATCGGCTGGATCGGCTCGGCCGACGCCGAGGGACGGGCCAACCTTGCCCCCTACAGCTTCTTCAACGCGATCGGCTCGCACCCGCCACTGGTCATGTTCTCCAGCGAAGGCCTCAAGGATTCGGTGACCAACATCCGGGCGACCGGCGAGTTCACCGCCAGCCTCGCCACCTGGGACCTGCGCCACGCGATGAATGCGAGTTCGGCGCCGCTGCCGCCCGGCACGAGCGAGTTTGAGGCCACCGGCCTGACGCCCGTGCCCGGCCAGATCGTCCGTGCCCCGAGGGTCGGCGAATCGCCGGTCGCGCTCGAATGCCGCGCCATCGAGATCAAGGCGCTGGTCGATCTCGACGGCCGGCCGATCGGCAACCACATGGTGATCGGCCAGGTGGTCGGCATCCATATCGACGACGCCTATGTCATCGCGGGCCGGTTCGACCTCGCCCGCGCCCGCCCGATCACCCGCTGCGGCTACAAGGACTACGCGGTCGTGACCGAACTTTTCGCGCTCGACCGGCCGCCCGGCGCCGATTGA
- a CDS encoding nitroreductase family protein, producing MPDALELLKTRRSVSAFLLGDPAPSDADIRQMIEIAARVPDHGKLTPWRFILYRREQGERLSELLMPLYHARFPNAEAQRVEQERGRFSRSPVTIGVISKAATHAKIPEWEQFLSAGASTMNLVLAAHALGFAAQWVSDWCADDVAASALLGAGPGERFVGFVHIGTPKEKPLDRPRPAVDEVLSNWSEAR from the coding sequence ATGCCCGACGCGCTCGAACTCCTCAAGACCCGCCGATCCGTCTCGGCCTTCCTGCTCGGCGATCCTGCGCCGAGCGATGCCGATATAAGGCAGATGATCGAGATCGCCGCGCGCGTACCCGATCACGGCAAGCTGACGCCCTGGCGATTTATCCTGTACCGGCGCGAGCAGGGCGAGCGGCTGAGCGAACTTCTGATGCCGCTCTACCATGCGCGCTTCCCCAATGCCGAAGCCCAGCGCGTCGAGCAGGAGCGCGGCCGCTTTTCGCGCTCGCCGGTCACGATCGGCGTGATCAGCAAGGCCGCGACCCATGCCAAGATTCCTGAATGGGAGCAGTTCCTGTCCGCCGGCGCCTCGACCATGAACCTAGTCCTCGCCGCTCACGCCCTCGGCTTCGCGGCCCAATGGGTGTCGGACTGGTGCGCGGACGATGTGGCGGCGTCCGCACTCCTCGGAGCCGGGCCGGGCGAGCGGTTCGTCGGCTTCGTCCATATCGGCACTCCGAAGGAGAAGCCGCTCGACCGGCCGCGCCCCGCCGTCGACGAGGTCCTGTCCAACTGGAGCGAGGCGCGCTGA
- a CDS encoding alpha/beta hydrolase — MSGRGRAASAALALMVIAANPAGADETVTLGGASGVLIKPAGKARGSIILLAGGDGVLNIGANGSFTGLRGNQLVRTRQSYVSAGFAVLLPDRGADLGTAVQTMAAIARPVTMVGTSRGTQRAAEAIAAGVRPDKLVLTSGFLTPESGPGPNVSQILGSAGSLPRTLVVHHRRDGCRFTQPAGVEPFRAWAAGRASVTWLDGGADGGDPCQAAGHHGFAGLDGQVVSAVVGFAGR, encoded by the coding sequence ATGTCGGGCAGGGGACGGGCGGCGTCGGCCGCACTGGCATTGATGGTGATCGCGGCCAATCCGGCCGGTGCCGACGAGACCGTTACGCTCGGCGGCGCCAGCGGCGTTCTCATCAAGCCCGCCGGCAAGGCGCGCGGCAGCATCATCCTGCTCGCCGGCGGCGACGGGGTTCTGAATATCGGGGCGAACGGCAGCTTCACGGGCCTGCGCGGCAACCAGTTGGTGCGCACCCGGCAGTCCTATGTCTCGGCCGGCTTCGCAGTGCTGCTGCCCGATCGGGGCGCCGATCTCGGCACCGCGGTGCAGACCATGGCGGCGATCGCCCGCCCCGTGACGATGGTCGGGACCAGCCGCGGCACGCAGCGCGCCGCGGAGGCGATCGCGGCCGGCGTGCGACCCGACAAGCTGGTACTGACCTCCGGCTTTCTGACGCCCGAATCCGGGCCGGGGCCGAATGTCAGCCAGATCCTCGGTTCGGCCGGATCGCTGCCGCGCACCCTGGTCGTCCACCACCGCCGTGACGGCTGCCGCTTCACGCAGCCGGCCGGCGTCGAGCCGTTCCGGGCCTGGGCGGCCGGGCGGGCCAGCGTGACCTGGCTCGACGGCGGCGCGGATGGCGGCGACCCGTGCCAGGCCGCCGGCCATCATGGCTTCGCCGGTCTCGACGGTCAGGTCGTCTCGGCCGTCGTCGGCTTCGCCGGGCGGTGA
- a CDS encoding helix-turn-helix domain-containing protein, which produces MKAVGRVQEAAPMPTWRFSTEQLGPRLSDAARVRRWADCLSGNGVSFHCPREDGFRGSVELLRLPGCEVGRADATSAVGNRTAEAIARDRDQAFFIFANVGGARKVASQAGRDMVLDQGAITLLDHTRPHRTLAPDGGAAVAVVISGADVAASGLALGDRTCRAPADPGAARLLLRYALGLIADPLSGPDGEALATQHLTDLVGLAFGAQDRRGDRARAAVAARARLILTAIRRRAMEPDIDAASVGRDFGLSERTVQGLLAEFGTSVGREVLEARLRRAYDLLHGIEPASATVAAIAFDCGFNSVSTFYRAYRTRFGCSPGEARRRVPQSVPSKPLPGRPQ; this is translated from the coding sequence ATGAAGGCGGTCGGTCGGGTTCAGGAGGCCGCTCCCATGCCGACATGGCGATTTTCGACGGAACAACTCGGACCCCGCCTGAGTGATGCCGCCAGGGTGCGGCGCTGGGCGGATTGCCTGTCGGGCAATGGTGTTTCTTTCCACTGTCCCCGGGAGGACGGATTTCGCGGCTCGGTCGAACTGCTGCGGTTGCCGGGATGCGAGGTCGGACGCGCCGACGCGACATCGGCCGTCGGCAACCGCACGGCCGAGGCGATCGCTCGGGATCGCGATCAGGCCTTCTTCATTTTCGCGAATGTCGGCGGGGCCAGAAAGGTCGCGTCGCAAGCCGGCCGGGACATGGTTCTCGATCAGGGCGCCATCACGTTGCTCGATCATACTCGTCCGCACCGGACGCTGGCCCCGGACGGCGGAGCCGCGGTGGCCGTCGTGATTTCCGGAGCGGATGTTGCGGCGTCCGGCCTGGCGCTGGGCGACCGGACGTGCCGGGCTCCGGCCGATCCCGGTGCGGCCCGGCTCCTGCTTCGCTATGCCCTCGGCCTGATCGCCGATCCGTTGTCCGGTCCGGACGGCGAGGCGTTGGCGACGCAGCACCTCACCGATCTCGTCGGTCTCGCCTTCGGGGCCCAGGATCGGCGCGGCGATCGGGCGCGCGCGGCGGTCGCGGCGAGAGCGCGCCTCATCCTCACCGCCATCAGGCGCCGCGCGATGGAACCGGACATCGATGCTGCCTCGGTCGGACGCGATTTCGGGCTGTCCGAGCGAACCGTGCAGGGCCTCCTGGCCGAGTTCGGGACGAGTGTCGGCCGCGAGGTCCTGGAGGCGCGCCTGCGGCGGGCCTACGACCTGCTGCACGGCATCGAGCCGGCTTCCGCGACGGTTGCGGCCATCGCCTTCGATTGCGGCTTCAACTCGGTATCGACCTTCTATCGCGCCTATCGGACGCGCTTCGGATGCTCGCCCGGCGAGGCGCGGCGGCGCGTGCCGCAATCGGTCCCATCGAAACCCCTCCCGGGCCGACCTCAGTGA